The following are encoded together in the Roseobacter denitrificans OCh 114 genome:
- the argE gene encoding acetylornithine deacetylase yields MPHPTRTLALLDRLVAFPTVSRDSNLDLIDWAEAQLSGCGFEVMRIWSPARDKAGIFARIGPRIDGGICLSGHTDVVPVEGQNWTRPAFKLTQEGARVFGRGATDMKGFLASALAMAEHAQTSRLKAPLSLVLSYDEEIGCVGLREMLPELKPLIARPDVVIVGEPTAMQIAVGHKGKSALEVTCHGQAGHSALAPQFVNAIHVASHFVTELQTLQAKLAEGVGDDAYNIPYSTIHVGQISGGQALNIVPDLVTLTMEFRHLADASPGGILAEINAAARRTAEVFGPRSAVNVDVRNSYPGLRVAEDAPAIDWARKMTEGGETTKVAFGTEAGFFADLGLNTLVIGPGDMARDGHKADEGLDLAQLDQCDAMMARVLQDLTG; encoded by the coding sequence ATGCCGCACCCGACCCGCACTCTGGCTTTGCTCGACAGATTGGTGGCCTTTCCGACGGTCAGCCGTGACAGCAACCTTGATCTGATCGACTGGGCCGAGGCGCAGTTGAGCGGCTGCGGCTTTGAGGTAATGCGCATCTGGTCGCCGGCGCGCGACAAGGCGGGGATTTTTGCGCGGATCGGACCCCGGATCGACGGGGGCATCTGCCTGTCCGGTCATACCGATGTTGTGCCTGTCGAGGGGCAAAACTGGACCCGCCCTGCCTTCAAGCTCACGCAAGAGGGGGCGCGCGTTTTCGGGCGCGGGGCGACGGATATGAAGGGATTTCTGGCCTCTGCCCTCGCCATGGCGGAACATGCGCAGACAAGCCGCCTCAAAGCCCCGCTCAGCCTCGTTTTGTCCTACGATGAAGAGATCGGTTGCGTCGGGCTGCGCGAGATGCTGCCAGAACTGAAGCCCCTCATCGCGAGACCCGATGTGGTGATCGTTGGGGAGCCGACCGCCATGCAGATCGCCGTCGGGCACAAGGGCAAATCGGCGCTGGAGGTCACATGCCACGGGCAGGCAGGCCACAGCGCGCTGGCCCCGCAATTCGTGAATGCGATCCATGTGGCGTCCCATTTCGTGACCGAGTTGCAAACACTTCAGGCCAAGCTGGCCGAGGGGGTTGGCGATGATGCCTATAACATCCCCTATTCCACGATCCATGTCGGGCAGATTTCCGGCGGTCAGGCGCTGAACATCGTGCCAGACCTTGTGACGCTCACCATGGAATTCCGGCATCTTGCCGATGCATCACCGGGCGGCATTCTGGCCGAGATCAACGCCGCCGCCAGACGCACTGCAGAAGTTTTCGGCCCGCGCAGTGCTGTGAACGTGGATGTCCGCAACAGCTACCCGGGATTGCGCGTCGCAGAGGACGCCCCGGCGATTGACTGGGCCCGCAAGATGACCGAAGGCGGTGAGACGACCAAGGTTGCCTTTGGCACCGAGGCCGGATTTTTCGCTGACCTCGGGTTGAACACGCTGGTGATCGGGCCGGGCGACATGGCCCGCGATGGGCATAAAGCGGATGAGGGTCTCGACCTTGCGCAACTTGATCAATGCGATGCAATGATGGCGCGTGTGCTACAGGATCTGACCGGCTAA
- a CDS encoding YbcC family protein has translation MNTNSELSLENLNAAGDAAARAIPPLWPLASSVAVNPYLGQTAETLALAGARLGRVGGVPVTMPRAWYAARIADGTITDADLSAALAVNPTAAADLEALKAHAEQPESAQKPLPTLADLAADASGIDWPGILADRIGLWAAGYFDQGQALWAAPHRRGAYDAWRQYATHDLTPEIAGLSGFAQFVSETPDTADQASTRAANRLGLSDAALETYLHQLLFTLGGWAQVARYRLWQAELAGKSDATITDMLTIRLLWEEALFAQYEEEIGAEWEKVVAAHAAPVASDADLQVNAVLQEAWERAGQRDLAETFSMPAPKADDTRPALQAAFCIDVRSEVFRRALESLTPDIKTLGFAGFFGLTPAHKGFASDVDELRLPVLLNPGLTSTSQGDDAEADQTARFKARASRAWGRFKLAAVSSFAFVEATGPIYAGKLVRDALNMAPNDVPGGPMPRLDPSVDLAAQTDAAETILRAMSFTDNFARLVVLAGHGANVVNNPFASGLHCGACGGYSGEVNARLLAGLLNNVDVRRGLVERGITIPDDTIFVGALHDTTTDAMTLYEADHPSKAHAADLKQAKAWFLSAGSVTRAERALRLPRAEGTDDINLRSRDWAETRPEWALAGCKAFVAAPRQRTAGRSLEGRAFLHDYDWQQDKGFGVLELIMTAPVVVASWISLQYYGSTVSPDVFGSGNKLLHNVTGGIGVVEGNGGTLRTGLPWQSVHEGEDFAHEPLRLSVCIEAPREAMSDILKRHDGVRALFDNRWLHLFALDENGQMAWRYEGDLEWSQMPVASEAIPETEVAA, from the coding sequence ATGAATACCAATTCCGAACTTTCGCTTGAAAACCTCAATGCTGCCGGTGATGCCGCCGCGCGTGCGATCCCGCCGCTCTGGCCGCTCGCGTCCTCAGTTGCGGTCAACCCCTACCTCGGTCAGACCGCTGAAACGCTGGCGCTGGCGGGGGCGCGGCTGGGCCGTGTCGGGGGCGTGCCGGTCACGATGCCGCGCGCGTGGTACGCCGCGCGGATCGCTGATGGCACCATCACCGATGCGGACCTGTCGGCGGCGCTGGCCGTCAACCCGACAGCAGCGGCTGATCTGGAAGCCCTGAAAGCACATGCCGAACAACCCGAGAGCGCGCAGAAACCCCTGCCAACGCTGGCTGACCTTGCCGCCGACGCATCCGGCATTGACTGGCCCGGCATCCTCGCGGATCGCATTGGTCTCTGGGCGGCGGGGTATTTTGATCAGGGTCAGGCGCTTTGGGCTGCGCCCCACAGACGCGGGGCCTATGATGCATGGCGCCAATACGCGACCCATGACCTGACGCCTGAAATCGCCGGGCTGAGCGGTTTTGCGCAATTTGTCAGCGAAACGCCCGATACGGCGGATCAGGCAAGCACGCGGGCGGCAAACCGGTTGGGGCTGAGCGATGCCGCGCTTGAGACCTACCTGCATCAGCTGTTGTTCACGCTCGGCGGTTGGGCGCAAGTAGCGCGCTACCGGCTGTGGCAGGCAGAGCTTGCCGGCAAGAGCGATGCGACAATCACGGATATGCTGACGATCCGCCTTCTCTGGGAAGAAGCGCTTTTCGCCCAGTACGAGGAAGAGATCGGAGCCGAGTGGGAAAAGGTCGTGGCCGCACATGCCGCTCCCGTCGCCTCGGATGCGGATTTGCAGGTGAACGCGGTGCTGCAAGAGGCGTGGGAGCGGGCAGGTCAAAGAGATCTGGCGGAGACGTTTTCCATGCCCGCGCCCAAGGCTGATGACACGCGCCCTGCGTTGCAGGCAGCCTTTTGCATCGACGTGCGTTCAGAGGTCTTCAGGCGTGCACTCGAAAGCCTGACGCCTGACATCAAGACCCTCGGCTTTGCCGGTTTCTTCGGGCTGACGCCCGCGCATAAGGGTTTTGCCTCGGATGTGGATGAATTGCGCCTGCCGGTTTTGCTCAACCCCGGTCTGACATCCACATCGCAGGGCGATGATGCAGAGGCGGATCAGACGGCCCGTTTCAAGGCCCGCGCCAGCCGGGCATGGGGCCGGTTCAAACTGGCAGCGGTCTCTTCTTTCGCCTTTGTGGAGGCGACGGGGCCAATCTATGCGGGCAAACTGGTGCGCGATGCGCTCAACATGGCCCCGAATGACGTGCCGGGCGGGCCGATGCCCCGGCTGGACCCGTCGGTTGATCTGGCCGCGCAAACGGATGCGGCGGAAACCATTCTGCGGGCCATGTCGTTCACCGACAACTTTGCACGGCTTGTCGTTCTGGCGGGACATGGAGCCAATGTGGTCAACAACCCCTTTGCAAGCGGTTTGCATTGCGGGGCCTGTGGTGGGTATTCGGGTGAGGTGAACGCGCGTCTGCTGGCGGGTTTGCTGAACAATGTGGACGTGCGCCGCGGGTTGGTTGAACGTGGGATTACGATCCCAGACGACACGATCTTTGTCGGCGCGTTGCATGATACGACCACCGATGCGATGACGCTTTATGAGGCGGATCATCCGTCAAAGGCACATGCCGCTGACCTCAAACAGGCCAAGGCGTGGTTCCTGTCCGCAGGGTCCGTCACCCGCGCGGAACGTGCGCTGCGCCTGCCGCGGGCGGAAGGGACTGACGACATAAACCTGCGCAGCCGGGACTGGGCGGAAACCCGGCCGGAATGGGCCTTGGCCGGATGCAAGGCCTTTGTCGCGGCCCCGCGCCAGCGCACAGCGGGCAGGAGCCTTGAAGGGCGGGCGTTTTTGCATGACTACGATTGGCAGCAGGACAAGGGGTTCGGCGTGCTGGAGCTGATCATGACCGCACCCGTCGTCGTCGCCAGCTGGATCAGCCTGCAATACTATGGCTCGACCGTGTCGCCTGATGTGTTCGGCTCCGGCAACAAGCTTTTGCACAATGTCACCGGCGGCATCGGCGTGGTTGAGGGCAACGGCGGCACGCTGCGCACAGGTCTGCCATGGCAATCCGTACATGAGGGCGAAGACTTTGCCCATGAGCCTTTGCGCCTGTCGGTCTGCATCGAAGCGCCGCGCGAAGCGATGAGCGATATTCTCAAGCGTCATGACGGGGTGCGGGCCTTGTTTGACAACCGTTGGCTGCATTTGTTCGCGCTGGATGAGAATGGCCAGATGGCGTGGCGTTACGAGGGCGACCTTGAATGGTCGCAGATGCCAGTCGCTTCTGAGGCCATCCCCGAAACCGAGGTGGCTGCGTAA
- a CDS encoding proton-conducting transporter membrane subunit, whose protein sequence is MLHAVLPFLAPLALIFAAVLAFRGQQLRPVQTLRGVEAASLAALAVAVVSGVLLILNGPITSGLIGLNGMGLSVRLDAVSAVMLLLVTFVGWVVVRFAATYMDGEPLQGPFTGWLCATLGAVMLLVIAGNIVQLTLAWVATSMFLHKLLLHYPDRVAAQRAARKKWLTARAGDVALLVAAVLLYRQYGTGDIADILAAARAGEGLDTAVYIAGALMLAAILKSAQFPMHGWLTEVMETPTPVSALLHAGVINAGGFLLIRFADVMILSPAVLAVLIIIGGFTALFGGLVMLTQSAVKTSLAWSTVAQMGFMMLQCGLALFPLALLHIVAHSLYKAHAFLASGMAVDGVASIRRPGPVAIPNGKAVGRAFVIALAIYAVVGFIFGVAGKSPQAIVLGAILIFGVAYLLAQGLADAAPRVLTQRTAAYSVAAAFGYFALQTAAEWLMFGTLPATPAPGPLEWALIVLALLSFGIVAIAQAMFPLWAYHPAAAGLRVHLSNGLYANAVFDKLLRSWSTKRAS, encoded by the coding sequence TTGTTACACGCTGTCCTGCCGTTTCTGGCCCCCCTTGCCCTGATCTTTGCCGCTGTCCTCGCCTTTCGTGGACAGCAGTTACGACCTGTTCAGACGTTGCGCGGTGTTGAGGCTGCGTCGCTCGCCGCCCTGGCCGTCGCCGTTGTTTCCGGTGTGTTACTTATCTTGAACGGTCCGATAACCAGCGGGTTGATCGGGCTCAATGGCATGGGATTGTCTGTGCGGCTTGACGCGGTGAGCGCGGTCATGCTGCTGCTTGTCACCTTTGTGGGATGGGTTGTGGTGCGTTTTGCCGCGACCTACATGGATGGTGAGCCGCTGCAGGGGCCGTTTACCGGCTGGCTCTGTGCGACCTTGGGGGCTGTGATGCTCCTGGTGATTGCGGGCAATATCGTGCAGCTGACGCTCGCGTGGGTTGCAACAAGCATGTTCCTGCACAAGCTGCTGCTGCATTACCCTGACCGGGTCGCAGCACAACGGGCCGCACGCAAGAAGTGGCTCACCGCACGGGCCGGGGATGTGGCGCTGCTGGTCGCGGCTGTTCTGCTCTATCGTCAGTATGGCACCGGTGACATCGCGGACATCCTCGCCGCTGCCAGAGCGGGTGAGGGACTGGACACCGCCGTCTACATCGCAGGTGCGCTGATGCTGGCGGCCATCCTCAAGTCGGCACAGTTTCCCATGCATGGCTGGCTGACCGAAGTCATGGAAACACCCACCCCGGTGTCGGCGCTGCTGCATGCGGGTGTGATCAATGCGGGGGGCTTTCTGCTTATCCGCTTTGCAGATGTGATGATCCTGTCGCCTGCCGTGCTGGCCGTCCTGATCATCATCGGTGGCTTTACCGCGCTGTTTGGTGGTCTGGTGATGCTCACGCAGTCGGCGGTCAAGACGTCACTGGCGTGGTCCACCGTGGCACAGATGGGGTTCATGATGCTGCAATGCGGTCTGGCCCTTTTCCCGCTTGCGCTGCTGCATATTGTGGCCCACTCGCTTTATAAGGCGCATGCCTTTCTGGCCTCTGGCATGGCGGTGGATGGGGTGGCCTCCATTCGTCGCCCCGGGCCCGTCGCCATCCCGAATGGCAAGGCAGTCGGGCGTGCCTTTGTGATTGCGCTGGCAATCTATGCGGTCGTCGGGTTCATCTTTGGTGTCGCCGGAAAGTCGCCGCAGGCCATCGTGCTGGGGGCCATCCTGATTTTCGGCGTGGCTTACCTGCTGGCGCAGGGGCTGGCGGATGCGGCCCCAAGGGTCCTGACACAGCGTACCGCCGCTTATTCGGTCGCCGCCGCATTCGGGTATTTTGCGCTACAAACCGCGGCGGAGTGGCTGATGTTTGGCACATTGCCCGCCACACCGGCTCCGGGCCCACTGGAATGGGCGCTGATCGTCCTGGCCCTGCTCAGCTTTGGCATCGTTGCGATTGCGCAGGCGATGTTCCCGCTCTGGGCCTATCACCCTGCCGCCGCCGGATTGCGGGTGCATCTGTCCAACGGGCTTTATGCCAATGCCGTCTTCGACAAGCTGCTGCGCAGCTGGTCAACCAAACGTGCTTCCTGA
- a CDS encoding LysR family transcriptional regulator codes for MYMSEFNYHHLRYFWAVAHDGNLTRTAERLNLSQSAVSIQIKQLEAQLGHALFERRGRQLILTEAGRIALDHADAIFSAGRELLGTLQEQGRERQAIRIGSLATLSRNFQMEFLRPILDRSDVDIILRSGNSADLLRALEALNLDIVLINQPPARDAVTPFVSHRLSEQPVSLVGTPERLTGNRSVMELLSTEPVILPIADTGIRIGFDAWTERLGIRPQIAAEVDDMAMMRLLARESVGLAVLPPIVVQDELHSGRLIEAGQLPDIGETFYAVTITRRFPNPILRDLLQSRAL; via the coding sequence ATGTATATGTCCGAATTCAATTATCACCATCTGCGATATTTCTGGGCGGTGGCCCATGACGGTAATCTGACCCGCACGGCAGAGCGGCTCAACCTGTCGCAATCCGCCGTTTCCATTCAGATCAAGCAGCTTGAGGCGCAGCTTGGCCATGCGCTGTTTGAGCGGCGGGGACGCCAGTTGATCCTCACAGAAGCGGGGCGGATCGCGCTGGACCATGCGGATGCGATTTTTTCAGCCGGGCGCGAACTGCTGGGGACGTTGCAGGAACAGGGACGCGAGCGGCAGGCCATCCGCATCGGGTCTTTGGCCACCCTATCGCGTAACTTTCAGATGGAGTTCCTGCGCCCGATTCTGGACCGGTCGGATGTGGACATCATCCTGCGCTCCGGCAACAGCGCCGATCTGTTGCGCGCGCTTGAGGCGTTGAACCTCGATATCGTGCTGATCAATCAGCCCCCGGCGCGCGATGCGGTGACCCCATTTGTGTCGCACCGCTTGTCCGAACAACCCGTCAGCCTTGTGGGTACGCCTGAGCGGCTCACCGGGAACCGCAGCGTGATGGAGTTGCTGAGCACGGAGCCGGTCATTCTGCCAATTGCGGACACCGGTATTCGGATCGGATTTGATGCGTGGACGGAACGACTGGGGATCCGACCCCAGATCGCCGCAGAGGTTGACGATATGGCCATGATGCGCCTGCTCGCACGCGAGAGCGTTGGCCTCGCGGTTCTGCCACCGATTGTCGTGCAGGATGAACTACACAGCGGCCGGCTGATCGAAGCAGGGCAACTCCCCGACATCGGTGAGACCTTTTACGCGGTCACGATTACGCGCCGCTTTCCCAATCCGATCTTGCGCGACCTGCTGCAAAGCCGCGCGCTGTGA
- a CDS encoding N-acetylmuramoyl-L-alanine amidase: MTPTRIVVHYTAGSSLSGAVNALKSRGLSYNVLVDLDGSLHQARAFNRRAGHAGRSNFKATSGLKNQSSLNGSTIAISLVNLGFHEHFSGGHWWYARSKGKLRGPKVVDVEANKMSSIYNPGLVMHWVPYTDAQVASCEALIEALVAKYPSITEIVGHDDVSINAKLDPGPALPTQAWREKFNMQGDLGLEAAVNSPDGTLNMRDRPAYLGGRVVKVLSQGDKVHIRSVAYSSGRSSAALINSSGRALTGWASVDVQGDNKHHGFVYMGYLTKTPLHADYARKLLEGAAVF, translated from the coding sequence ATGACGCCAACGCGCATCGTTGTGCATTACACCGCCGGTTCCAGCCTGTCAGGGGCCGTTAACGCGCTTAAATCCCGCGGTCTTTCCTATAATGTGCTGGTCGATCTGGATGGCAGCCTGCATCAGGCGCGTGCGTTCAACCGGCGTGCAGGTCACGCGGGGCGCAGTAATTTCAAAGCGACATCCGGGCTAAAGAACCAATCGTCCCTGAATGGGTCAACCATCGCGATCAGCCTCGTCAATCTGGGCTTTCATGAACATTTTTCCGGCGGGCACTGGTGGTATGCCAGATCCAAAGGCAAGCTGCGCGGGCCAAAAGTGGTGGATGTCGAGGCCAACAAGATGTCGTCGATCTACAATCCGGGTTTGGTGATGCACTGGGTGCCCTACACGGACGCGCAGGTGGCGTCCTGCGAGGCACTGATCGAAGCGCTGGTGGCCAAATACCCGAGCATCACCGAAATCGTCGGCCATGATGATGTGTCGATCAACGCCAAACTGGATCCCGGCCCCGCCCTGCCGACCCAAGCGTGGCGTGAGAAGTTCAACATGCAGGGCGACCTCGGGCTTGAGGCGGCGGTGAATTCTCCCGATGGAACGCTGAATATGCGCGACCGGCCCGCGTACCTTGGCGGGCGCGTGGTCAAGGTGCTGTCGCAGGGGGACAAGGTTCATATCCGTTCTGTTGCTTATTCGAGCGGGCGCAGCAGTGCGGCGCTGATCAATTCATCCGGGCGGGCACTGACCGGTTGGGCGTCTGTTGATGTGCAAGGCGACAATAAACACCACGGGTTCGTCTATATGGGCTATCTGACGAAAACGCCGCTGCACGCTGACTATGCGCGCAAGCTTCTGGAGGGTGCGGCGGTTTTCTGA
- a CDS encoding urate hydroxylase PuuD: MYDLAIIWDWIAFSVRWLHVITAMAWIGASFYFIALDLGLRKAAQMPAGCHGEEWQVHGGGFYHIQKYLVAPENMPEHLIWHKWQSYITWVSGAALLMIVYWVGGELYLLDPTKAELSLWQGILISGGSLAIGWLCYDFLCRSRLGERPTVLMLLLFLILVVMSWGYNQIFTGRAALLHLGAFTATIMTANVFFIIMPNQRIVVKDLKEGRTPDAKYGKIAKLRSTHNNYLTLPVIFLMLSNHYPLSFGTQYAWIIASLIFLTGVTIRHYFNTMHATGKGPHWTWAVTVLLMILIAALSTVPGHETWEEAEARPLSAYEQRYVVADGFEAAYDTVVGNCSMCHAREPVWGRMQWAPKGVYLETEADVARHAGQIYLQAGVSHAMPPPNALQMDAEARETLVAWVRAARSQ, from the coding sequence ATGTACGATCTGGCAATCATTTGGGACTGGATCGCCTTTTCGGTCCGGTGGCTGCATGTCATCACCGCGATGGCCTGGATCGGTGCATCGTTTTATTTCATCGCCCTTGATCTGGGGTTGCGCAAGGCGGCGCAGATGCCTGCGGGATGCCATGGTGAGGAATGGCAGGTGCATGGTGGCGGGTTTTACCACATCCAGAAATACCTCGTTGCGCCGGAAAACATGCCCGAACATCTGATCTGGCACAAATGGCAAAGCTATATCACCTGGGTGTCGGGCGCAGCACTTTTGATGATCGTCTACTGGGTCGGAGGGGAGCTTTACCTGTTGGATCCGACCAAGGCTGAGCTGTCCTTGTGGCAGGGCATCCTGATCTCCGGCGGCTCACTGGCGATTGGCTGGCTGTGTTATGACTTCTTGTGCCGCTCCAGGCTGGGCGAGCGGCCTACCGTTTTGATGCTGCTGTTGTTTTTGATCCTTGTGGTGATGTCGTGGGGATATAATCAGATATTCACCGGGCGTGCGGCGCTGCTGCACCTCGGTGCTTTCACCGCGACGATCATGACCGCGAATGTGTTTTTCATCATCATGCCCAACCAGCGGATCGTGGTCAAAGACCTCAAGGAGGGGCGCACGCCGGATGCGAAATACGGCAAGATTGCCAAATTGCGCTCCACACATAACAACTACCTGACGCTGCCCGTTATCTTTTTGATGCTCAGCAACCATTACCCGCTGTCCTTTGGCACGCAATATGCGTGGATCATCGCCAGTCTGATCTTTTTGACCGGGGTCACGATCCGGCACTATTTCAACACGATGCACGCCACCGGCAAGGGGCCGCATTGGACATGGGCGGTGACAGTCCTGCTGATGATACTCATTGCTGCGCTTTCCACCGTGCCCGGTCACGAAACATGGGAAGAAGCAGAGGCGCGTCCGCTGAGTGCCTATGAGCAGCGGTATGTCGTAGCGGATGGTTTTGAGGCGGCCTATGACACGGTCGTTGGCAATTGTTCGATGTGCCACGCGCGCGAACCGGTCTGGGGGCGCATGCAATGGGCGCCCAAAGGGGTTTATCTGGAGACCGAAGCGGATGTGGCACGCCACGCCGGTCAGATTTACCTGCAAGCCGGGGTCAGCCACGCAATGCCGCCCCCCAATGCCTTGCAGATGGATGCCGAAGCGCGCGAAACGCTTGTGGCTTGGGTCCGTGCGGCCCGCAGCCAGTAG
- a CDS encoding LysR family transcriptional regulator: protein MSYLDNIRTFVRVYELGSMSAAGRDLRISPAVTSSRISQLEDHLSVRLFQRTTRSLTPTEQGKAFYGGACEILSSVENAEAQVVDITENPKGALYIAAPLGLGRRLIAPQVPAFLAAYPEVSIRLRLTDRKVDLTTEGLDLAFFLGQPADSTLRIRKIADVPRVLCAAPSYIAARGNPMSGDELVADRHECLNLRFPGATEFQWRLRTAEGLKKFRVTGRYESDDGDVLTDWALAGHGITLKPVFEISDHLKAGRLVPVAVETPPEPSQMACLFTHRKGQDPKTRLFMDFVIENIAASVREGSDPTYSV from the coding sequence ATGTCGTATCTGGATAACATTCGCACCTTTGTCCGTGTCTACGAATTAGGCAGCATGTCCGCCGCCGGGCGTGACCTGCGTATTTCGCCTGCGGTGACATCCTCGCGTATCTCGCAACTTGAGGACCACCTCAGCGTGCGCCTGTTTCAGCGCACCACACGCAGCCTGACCCCGACCGAACAGGGCAAGGCGTTCTACGGCGGGGCCTGCGAAATTCTCAGTTCGGTCGAAAATGCCGAAGCGCAGGTCGTGGACATCACCGAAAACCCCAAGGGCGCGCTTTATATTGCGGCGCCGCTTGGATTGGGCCGCCGCCTGATCGCGCCGCAGGTGCCTGCATTTCTCGCGGCCTACCCGGAGGTCAGCATCCGTCTGCGCCTGACCGACCGCAAGGTTGATCTGACCACCGAGGGGCTGGATCTGGCGTTTTTCCTCGGCCAGCCTGCGGACAGCACCCTGCGCATCCGAAAAATCGCGGATGTGCCGCGCGTTCTTTGTGCGGCCCCCAGCTATATCGCGGCGCGCGGCAACCCAATGTCTGGTGATGAACTGGTTGCGGACCGGCATGAATGCCTCAACCTGCGGTTTCCCGGCGCGACGGAGTTTCAGTGGCGGCTCAGAACGGCGGAGGGTTTGAAGAAATTCCGCGTAACGGGGCGGTACGAATCTGATGACGGGGATGTTCTGACAGACTGGGCGCTGGCCGGGCATGGCATCACGCTCAAGCCCGTGTTCGAAATCAGTGACCACCTGAAAGCCGGTCGGCTGGTGCCGGTGGCGGTGGAAACGCCGCCAGAGCCCAGCCAGATGGCCTGCCTCTTCACGCACCGAAAAGGGCAGGATCCGAAAACGCGGCTGTTCATGGATTTCGTGATCGAAAACATTGCCGCATCCGTGCGCGAAGGATCGGATCCGACCTATAGCGTCTGA
- the uraH gene encoding hydroxyisourate hydrolase, which translates to MTGYLTTHVLDTARGCPAKGIRIDLFRLEGESRQHLVALVTNEDGRTDQQMLPAETFEQGTYEIVFHAGEYLDATGVAPEAPRFLDVIPIRFGMSEATHYHVPLLLSPFGYSTYRGS; encoded by the coding sequence ATGACCGGCTATCTGACGACACATGTGCTCGATACGGCACGCGGCTGCCCTGCAAAAGGCATCCGGATCGATTTGTTCCGCCTTGAGGGGGAGTCGCGGCAGCATCTTGTCGCGCTGGTGACAAATGAGGACGGGCGCACCGATCAGCAGATGCTGCCGGCAGAGACGTTTGAGCAGGGCACCTACGAGATCGTCTTTCACGCGGGAGAGTACCTTGATGCAACCGGTGTCGCGCCCGAAGCCCCGCGTTTCCTCGATGTCATTCCGATCCGTTTCGGGATGTCTGAGGCCACGCATTACCATGTGCCGCTCTTGCTGTCGCCGTTTGGGTATTCCACCTATCGCGGCAGCTGA
- the puuE gene encoding allantoinase PuuE — protein MTVQRYPRDMSGYGETPPHAKWPNGAKIAVQIVLNYEEGGENNILHGDPASEAFLSEITGAQPWPGQRHWNMESIYEYGARAGFWRLHRLLKDVPLTVYGVATALARAPEQVAAMKSAGWEIASHGLKWVEHKDMPEDEERAQIEAAIKLHREVVGTPPRGWYTGRCSNNTVRLVAQTGQFDYVADSYADDLPYWIREGARDQLIVPYTLDCNDMRFAIQAGFSAGDQFESYLKDSFDVLYEEGMAGQPKMLSIGLHCRLIGRPGRAVALKRAIEHFKSHDGVWFATRLEIAEHWAKTHPPVNRAAPSEMNKETFVAEFGGIFEHSPWIAEAAHALELGPTHDTAHGVHQALARVFRAASTDQRLAVLKAHPDLAGKLAAAKRLTTDSTAEQASAGLDQLTDAERADFTRLNEAYTSKFGFPFIIAVRDNTKDSILAAFHERLENDPATELDAACAQVERIAALRLFDKFGA, from the coding sequence ATGACTGTGCAGCGTTACCCCCGCGATATGTCCGGTTACGGAGAGACACCCCCGCATGCGAAATGGCCAAACGGCGCAAAGATCGCCGTTCAGATCGTTTTGAACTATGAAGAAGGCGGAGAGAACAACATCCTGCATGGCGACCCCGCCTCTGAGGCGTTCCTGTCCGAGATAACCGGTGCGCAGCCTTGGCCCGGTCAGCGGCATTGGAACATGGAATCCATTTACGAATACGGTGCGCGCGCAGGTTTCTGGCGCCTGCACCGCCTGCTGAAGGACGTGCCGCTGACGGTTTATGGCGTGGCGACCGCCCTTGCCCGTGCCCCTGAACAAGTGGCAGCGATGAAATCCGCAGGCTGGGAGATTGCCAGCCACGGGTTGAAATGGGTCGAGCATAAAGACATGCCCGAAGATGAAGAGCGCGCACAGATCGAGGCGGCCATCAAGCTGCACCGCGAAGTTGTCGGCACGCCGCCGCGCGGCTGGTATACCGGCCGCTGTTCAAACAACACCGTGCGGCTGGTCGCGCAGACCGGTCAGTTTGACTATGTCGCGGACAGCTATGCCGATGATCTGCCCTATTGGATCAGGGAGGGCGCGCGTGACCAGCTGATCGTGCCCTATACGCTGGATTGCAACGACATGCGCTTTGCCATTCAGGCCGGTTTCAGCGCTGGCGATCAGTTCGAAAGCTACCTCAAGGACAGTTTTGATGTGCTCTACGAAGAAGGTATGGCCGGTCAACCCAAGATGCTGTCCATCGGGTTACACTGCCGCCTGATCGGGCGCCCCGGCCGTGCCGTCGCGCTGAAACGCGCGATCGAGCATTTCAAATCCCATGATGGTGTGTGGTTCGCCACGAGGCTCGAGATTGCCGAGCATTGGGCAAAGACGCATCCGCCAGTCAACAGAGCCGCCCCGTCTGAGATGAACAAGGAGACCTTTGTGGCGGAGTTTGGCGGTATTTTCGAACATAGCCCATGGATCGCCGAAGCTGCACATGCGCTTGAACTGGGGCCGACCCATGACACGGCCCATGGGGTCCATCAGGCGCTGGCCCGTGTCTTTCGCGCCGCCAGCACCGACCAAAGGCTTGCCGTTCTGAAGGCGCACCCCGATCTGGCTGGCAAGCTTGCCGCCGCCAAACGCCTGACAACCGACTCTACCGCCGAGCAGGCCTCCGCCGGACTGGACCAGTTGACGGACGCCGAGCGCGCTGATTTCACCCGGTTGAACGAAGCCTATACGTCGAAATTCGGCTTTCCGTTCATCATCGCCGTGCGGGACAACACCAAAGACAGTATTTTGGCGGCATTTCACGAACGGCTCGAGAACGACCCCGCAACGGAGCTTGACGCAGCCTGCGCGCAGGTCGAACGCATCGCCGCGCTGCGCCTGTTTGACAAGTTCGGCGCATGA